From Rutidosis leptorrhynchoides isolate AG116_Rl617_1_P2 chromosome 3, CSIRO_AGI_Rlap_v1, whole genome shotgun sequence, a single genomic window includes:
- the LOC139899907 gene encoding uncharacterized protein, which produces MSEMQILCSSRLYNTRIKGHLRIPILRCANYEDQHCNFVLHEWCTRLPDNLPKYPGHPEHTLTFYSNIPSKFMSVFVCGVCSLPCYGFVYSCIQCDYHIDVNCGFIPEKVAHEAHSDHILDRVMAPTFLKCILCLNVVPKNEMTFQCMKCRECLHTKCAFLLPSKIRHKYDKHILSLSYLPIENHKSQYFCEICEEEFNPRRCFYHCKECKQSFHSCCGQFILESETATSSSHDVGVYEFVNIKFGAIHKIQNHPHDLSWFKGLTTTFAAVSVTTRCSHVGVTFDHQHDELILCDLSVNINI; this is translated from the exons ATGTCAGAAATGCAGATACTATGTTCATCTCGCTTGTATAATACCAGGATTAAAGGTCATCTCCGAATTCCTATTTTACG GTGTGCGAACTATGAAGATCAACACTGTAACTTTGTTCTTCATGAGTGGTGCACTCGGTTGCCAGATAATCTGCCAAAGTACCCAGGTCACCCAGAACATACGCTCACTTTCTACTCAAATATCCCTTCAAAATTTATGTCTGTGTTCGTTTGTGGTGTTTGCAGCTTACCATGTTACGGATTTGTCTATAGTTGTATTCAATGTGATTACCACATTGATGTTAATTGTGGGTTCATACCAGAAAAAGTTGCACACGAAGCTCATTCAGATCACATCTTAGATAGGGTTATGGCACCTACTTTCCTGAAATGTATTCTATGTTTGAATGTAGTTCCTAAAAACGAAATGACTTTCCAGTGTATGAAGTGTCGAGAATGTCTACATACCAAATGTGCTTTCTTGTTACCTAGTAAGATACGGCACAAGTACGACAAACATATCCTGAGTCTCAGTTACTTACCTATTGAAAACCATAAAAGTCAATACTTTTGTGAAATTTGTGAGGAAGAGTTCAATCCAAGACGTTGTTTCTATCATTGCAAGGAGTGCAAACAATCTTTCCATTCTTGTTGTGGACAATTTATACTTGAGTCTGAAACGGCTACATCTTCCAGCCATGATGTAGGCGTATATGAGTTTGTGAATATAAAGTTTGGGGCTATTCACAAGATTCAGAACCACCCACATGATCTCTCTTGGTTCAAGGGATTGACAACGACGTTCGCTGCAGTGAGTGTGACGACACGTTGC TCACATGTTGGTGTTACTTTTGATCATCAACATGATGAGCTCATTTTGTGTGATTTGAGTGTCAATATTAACATCTAA
- the LOC139895994 gene encoding heat shock cognate 70 kDa protein-like, translating into MSARGKVPAIGIDLGTTYSCVAVWHHDRIEIITNDQGNRTTPSCVAFNETERLVGDAAKNQAAYNPTNTIFDVKRLIGRRASDKTVREDIKLWPFRVVAGSDDRPKIVVTYKGEKKEFAAEEISSMVLVKMKSVAETFLGSTVEKVVVTVPAYFNDSQRQSTKDAAKVAGLEVLRMVNEPTAAAIAYALDKRAGIDGKMNVLVFDLGGGTFDVSILTIDDKGVIEVKATGGDTHLGGEDFDNRMVNHFVRQFNRKHKVDISKNVKALGRLRYNCERAKRIISSASQTNIDIDCLCDGIDFSAKLTRAKFDEINMDLFERCIETVRNCLNDANMNKDSIDEVVLVGGSIRIPKVQELLQEFFNGKSLCQRINPDEAVANGAGVLAAKLSDMGDEAVKGLTLIDVTPLSLGVGCEGDVMEVLIPRNSPIPTKKEMYLDTAYDNQTFMNIPVYQGERSISSENYFLGELNLYGLPSAPRGEVEINICYQIDANGILNVSARELTTGINKAIKITNNGSLSALEIQKMIEDAERYKFEDEAHVEKVTAHRALETYACKLRTNIKDYKVRLRLRSSGFSVKDLEDTEYKIEEAIEWLDENLDAESSELEDTKVELFDICSRMELNLVLEN; encoded by the exons ATGTCAGCAAGAGGTAAAGTTCCAGCAATTGGTATCGACCTTGGAACCACTTATTCTTGTGTCGCTGTTTGGCACCATGACCGTATCGAGATTATAACAAACGATCAAGGAAACCGAACCACCCCCTCATGTGTCGCCTTTAATGAAACTGAACGTTTGGTTGGTGATGCTGCCAAGAATCAGGCTGCATATAACCCCACCAACACCATCTTTG ATGTTAAGCGCTTAATTGGAAGAAGGGCAAGTGACAAAACTGTTAGAGAAGACATTAAGCTGTGGCCTTTTAGAGTGGTGGCTGGGAGTGATGACAGACCAAAAATTGTAGTCACGTACAAAGGTGAAAAGAAGGAGTTTGCTGCTGAAGAGATATCGTCGATGGTATTAGTAAAGATGAAATCGGTTGCTGAGACATTTCTTGGGTCAACTGTTGAAAAGGTAGTGGTTACTGTTCCTGCCTACTTTAATGACTCTCAACGGCAATCAACAAAGGATGCTGCAAAGGTTGCTGGGCTTGAGGTTTTGCGTATGGTTAACGAACCTACAGCAGCTGCAATTGCTTATGCTCTTGACAAGAGAGCCGGTATTGATGGCAAGATGAATGTATTGGTATTTGACTTGGGTGGTGGCACCTTTGACGTTTCTATTCTCACCATTGATGACAAGGGAGTTATCGAGGTCAAAGCAACAGGTGGTGACACACATTTAGGAGGTGAAGATTTTGATAACAGAATGGTGAATCATTTTGTTCGACAATTCAACAGGAAACATAAGGTTGACATTAGTAAGAATGTAAAAGCTTTGGGTAGGTTGAGGTATAACTGTGAGAGAGCAAAGAGGATTATTTCGAGCGCCAGTCAGACAAATATTGACATTGATTGCTTGTGTGACGGTATCGATTTTTCTGCAAAATTGACTAGGGCCAAATTTGATGAAATTAACATGGATTTGTTTGAGAGGTGCATAGAGACAGTGAGAAATTGTTTGAATGATGCAAATATGAATAAGGATAGCATCGATGAAGTGGTTCTCGTTGGAGGATCTATTCGGATTCCAAAGGTACAAGAATTATTGCAGGAGTTCTTCAACGGGAAGTCACTTTGCCAACGGATTAATCCCGATGAAGCTGTTGCAAACGGGGCGGGAGTTCTAGCTGCAAAATTAAGTGACATGGGTGATGAAGCTGTGAAGGGTCTGACGTTAATCGATGTAACTCCTTTGTCACTTGGTGTTGGATGTGAGGGAGATGTTATGGAGGTTTTGATTCCAAGAAATTCACCAATACCAACCAAGAAGGAAATGTATCTCGACACAGCTTACGACAACCAAACTTTTATGAATATACCTGTGTATCAAGGTGAGAGATCCATAAGTAGTGAGAACTATTTTTTGGGGGAACTTAACCTGTATGGCCTGCCATCAGCTCCTCGGGGGGAAGTTGAGATTAATATATGCTACCAGATAGATGCCAATGGGATTCTTAACGTCTCGGCAAGAGAATTAACTACTGGGATAAACAAGGCGATCAAGATAACTAATAATGGTAGTCTGTCGGCTCTAGAGATTCAGAAGATGATTGAAGATGCTGAACGATACAAGTTTGAGGATGAAGCACACGTAGAGAAGGTGACGGCACATAGAGCTCTAGAAACATATGCCTGCAAATTAAGAACCAACATAAAGGATTACAAGGTTCGGTTGAGGCTTAGATCGTCGGGGTTTAGTGTGAAAGACTTGGAAGACACGGAATATAAAATTGAGGAGGCGATTGAGTGGCTCGATGAGAACTTGGATGCTGAATCTTCTGAGTTAGAAGACACAAaagtggagctttttgatatatgcAGTCGAATGGAGTTGAACCTTGTGTTGGAAAATTAA